In the Aulosira sp. FACHB-615 genome, one interval contains:
- a CDS encoding class I SAM-dependent DNA methyltransferase → MAKTKTEGKQESSVVQEILATLCQQYNNDGFNNLVTLTSSADEEGAAIVWGQYQGVETPRIFLLALAPGQWNKANAEYVQQKSYTLPPADTREDEFPQFAVVSDGEHKTFFELSFPAYEIDRLPTLTEINEYKRIKADPTYRWSMKMYERLMRGFDEFHEQVYQNVRDNVSGSNDIIQEVTKILFLESFRLHHEGADLEFQHNDQTLNLNQIFNVAYVKQHSQTAIAQIQAAFDYFKSHADYVVTDDNGESHSIFDEQTHLRLRQPRNYETLLDLIQNLGAVTNNYDQPVKTQGTLADIAADVLGRLLDVFLRAKFKPEGMGVYLTPAPVKQAMLAIAFHDIKEETPELLTARDEDGKPLFRFCDPACGSYGFGAVAMGYLERALLEILGKETSEDVRRDKLFQDMCQYSFIGADNSQDMVTLARVNMALLGAPKAKIFRTDDSLITAQLKPCSYDLICTNPPFGTPKFSKNQEDKKRNYEKGRELILKQFRSDLVENPKKAGTYTYEPSVSGLAMGGKPDSKGLWKPVSASIDPAVLFIDRCLQMLKPGGRLLIVLPDGVLCNSGDKYVREYIMGTKDEATGQFHGGKAIVKAVISLPSDTFKLSGTGAKTSILYLQKRQGREQEPQRFQDVPQPDVFMAVADTLGYLVKNNVEDYSVGVPNDLAAIVGAYVRGE, encoded by the coding sequence ATGGCAAAGACAAAAACGGAAGGAAAACAAGAATCTTCGGTTGTGCAAGAAATATTAGCGACTCTGTGCCAACAATACAATAATGATGGTTTTAACAATTTAGTTACGCTGACGAGTTCGGCGGATGAGGAAGGCGCAGCTATTGTTTGGGGACAGTATCAGGGGGTAGAAACACCGCGTATTTTCCTATTAGCATTAGCACCGGGACAGTGGAATAAGGCAAATGCAGAATATGTTCAACAAAAATCCTATACCTTACCACCTGCTGATACTAGAGAAGATGAGTTTCCCCAGTTTGCTGTGGTTAGTGATGGGGAACATAAAACATTTTTTGAATTAAGCTTTCCGGCTTACGAAATTGACCGTCTCCCGACACTCACAGAAATTAACGAATACAAACGCATCAAGGCTGACCCGACTTATCGGTGGTCAATGAAGATGTATGAGCGTTTGATGCGAGGGTTTGATGAGTTTCACGAACAGGTTTATCAAAATGTTCGGGATAATGTTTCTGGCTCTAATGATATTATCCAAGAAGTAACGAAAATCCTATTTTTAGAATCTTTTCGCTTGCATCATGAGGGGGCTGATTTAGAATTTCAGCACAACGACCAAACGCTGAATTTAAATCAAATTTTTAATGTTGCTTATGTTAAACAACATAGTCAAACAGCAATAGCACAAATTCAGGCAGCGTTTGACTACTTCAAATCTCACGCTGACTATGTGGTGACAGATGATAACGGCGAGTCTCACTCCATTTTTGATGAACAAACTCACCTCCGATTAAGACAACCTCGGAACTATGAAACCTTACTAGATTTAATTCAAAATTTGGGGGCTGTTACTAATAATTACGATCAGCCGGTGAAAACCCAAGGGACATTGGCAGATATTGCGGCAGATGTGCTGGGGCGGTTGTTAGATGTGTTTCTACGGGCTAAGTTTAAACCGGAAGGGATGGGTGTTTATTTGACTCCTGCACCTGTAAAACAGGCGATGTTGGCTATTGCTTTTCACGATATTAAAGAAGAAACGCCGGAACTTTTAACAGCACGGGATGAAGATGGAAAGCCACTTTTTCGCTTTTGTGACCCAGCTTGTGGAAGTTACGGGTTTGGTGCAGTGGCGATGGGCTATTTAGAACGGGCGTTACTAGAAATATTGGGTAAGGAAACTTCGGAAGATGTGCGTCGTGACAAGCTGTTTCAAGATATGTGCCAATACAGTTTTATTGGTGCGGACAATTCCCAAGATATGGTAACGCTGGCACGGGTAAATATGGCGTTGTTGGGTGCGCCAAAGGCAAAAATTTTTCGTACTGATGACTCGTTAATTACTGCTCAACTTAAACCCTGTAGTTATGACTTGATTTGTACAAACCCGCCGTTTGGTACACCTAAGTTTAGTAAGAATCAGGAAGATAAAAAGAGAAATTACGAAAAAGGAAGAGAATTAATTTTAAAACAGTTTCGCTCTGATTTGGTAGAGAATCCCAAGAAAGCAGGAACTTATACTTATGAGCCTTCTGTGTCTGGGTTGGCGATGGGTGGAAAGCCGGATAGTAAGGGTTTATGGAAGCCTGTTTCTGCCAGTATTGACCCAGCAGTTTTATTTATTGACCGTTGTTTACAAATGCTAAAACCGGGAGGAAGGTTATTAATTGTATTACCTGATGGGGTGCTTTGTAACTCTGGGGATAAATATGTGCGTGAGTACATTATGGGTACAAAAGATGAGGCGACAGGACAGTTTCATGGTGGGAAGGCGATAGTTAAGGCGGTAATTAGTTTGCCATCGGATACGTTTAAGTTGTCGGGGACTGGTGCGAAAACAAGTATTTTATATCTCCAAAAACGTCAAGGAAGGGAACAAGAACCGCAGCGTTTTCAGGATGTACCACAGCCGGATGTGTTTATGGCGGTGGCAGATACATTAGGGTATTTAGTTAAGAACAATGTAGAAGATTACAGCGTTGGTGTGCCAAATGACTTGGCAGCAATTGTTGGGGCTTATGTGAGAGGAGAATAA